In one window of Micromonospora cathayae DNA:
- a CDS encoding M20/M25/M40 family metallo-hydrolase has protein sequence MTDAVSAVPDPTDEVVELCRDLLRIDTTNTGDNATSVGERLAAEYVAEKLAEVGVESTLLESAPGRANLVARIPGADPGRPALLVHGHLDVVPADADEWSVHPFSGEVRDGYLWGRGAIDMKDFDAMVLAVVRHWQRTGVRPPRDIVLAYTADEEAGSDYGAHFLVERHPDLFDGCAEAVGEVGGFSYTVDDATRLYLIETAEKGIDWLRLHARGRPGHGSMMHDDNAVTALAEAVARIGRHRFPVVVTDTVRAFLAEVGDVLGIEVDPDDPETAIAKLGPIANMIGASIRNTANPTRLAAGYKDNVIPGRATAAIDCRSLPGQSELLERQLRELVGPHIDIEYIHRQPALETTFDGALVEAMSAALRAEDPGARAVPYMLSGGTDAKAFSRLGIRCFGFAPLRLPADLNFSALFHGIDERVPVDGLQFGVRVLDRFLRSC, from the coding sequence ATGACCGACGCCGTTTCCGCCGTGCCCGACCCCACCGACGAGGTCGTGGAACTCTGCCGTGACCTGCTGCGTATCGACACCACCAACACCGGCGACAACGCCACCAGCGTCGGGGAACGACTCGCGGCCGAGTACGTCGCGGAGAAGCTCGCCGAGGTGGGCGTCGAGTCCACCCTGCTGGAGTCCGCGCCCGGCCGGGCCAACCTGGTGGCCCGGATCCCCGGCGCCGACCCGGGCCGGCCCGCGCTGCTGGTCCACGGTCATCTCGACGTGGTCCCCGCCGACGCCGACGAGTGGTCGGTGCACCCGTTCTCCGGTGAGGTCCGCGACGGGTACCTGTGGGGGCGCGGCGCGATCGACATGAAGGACTTCGACGCCATGGTGCTCGCCGTGGTGCGGCACTGGCAGCGCACCGGGGTCCGGCCGCCGCGCGACATCGTGCTGGCGTACACCGCCGACGAGGAGGCCGGCAGCGACTACGGCGCGCACTTCCTCGTCGAGCGGCACCCCGACCTCTTCGACGGCTGCGCCGAGGCGGTCGGTGAGGTGGGTGGCTTCTCGTACACGGTGGACGACGCCACCCGGCTCTACCTCATCGAGACCGCCGAGAAGGGCATCGACTGGCTGCGGCTGCACGCCCGGGGCCGTCCCGGGCACGGCTCGATGATGCACGACGACAACGCGGTGACCGCGCTCGCCGAGGCGGTCGCCCGGATCGGCCGGCACCGGTTCCCGGTGGTGGTCACCGACACCGTACGGGCCTTCCTGGCGGAGGTCGGCGACGTGCTGGGCATCGAGGTCGACCCGGACGACCCGGAGACCGCGATCGCCAAGCTCGGCCCGATCGCCAACATGATCGGCGCGAGCATCCGCAACACCGCCAACCCGACCCGGTTGGCCGCCGGCTACAAGGACAACGTCATCCCCGGCCGGGCCACCGCCGCCATCGACTGCCGCAGCCTGCCCGGCCAGTCCGAGCTGCTGGAACGGCAGCTACGGGAGCTGGTCGGCCCGCACATCGACATCGAGTACATCCACCGCCAGCCGGCCCTGGAGACCACCTTCGACGGGGCGCTGGTGGAGGCGATGTCCGCCGCGTTGCGCGCCGAGGACCCGGGCGCGCGGGCGGTGCCGTACATGCTCTCCGGCGGCACCGACGCCAAGGCGTTCTCCCGGCTCGGTATCCGCTGCTTCGGGTTCGCCCCGCTGCGGCTGCCGGCGGACCTGAATTTCTCCGCGCTGTTCCATGGCATTGACGAGCGGGTTCCGGTGGACGGGCTACAGTTCGGCGTGCGGGTACTCGACCGGTTCCTCCGTAGTTGCTGA
- a CDS encoding DUF5703 family protein: MDYEYAPLRLPPNVDRVTAAVQLAIQAEYSGWELARVRLYRDGTRQVMLRRRRVAQPQPGLSY, from the coding sequence ATGGACTACGAATACGCACCGCTGCGGTTACCGCCGAACGTCGACCGGGTGACCGCCGCGGTGCAGTTGGCGATCCAGGCGGAGTACTCGGGCTGGGAACTGGCCCGGGTGCGGTTGTACCGGGACGGCACCCGGCAGGTGATGCTCCGTCGGCGGCGGGTCGCCCAGCCGCAGCCCGGACTCTCCTACTGA
- a CDS encoding aldo/keto reductase, protein MQQRPLGRSGLAVSRLALGTMTWGRDTDADDAAAQLKSYLDAGGNLVDTADVYGDGDAEAVIGSLLGGLVPREELLIATKAGLRPGGARRRDGSRGHLLRTLDASLRRLGTDHVDLWQVHGYDPDTPLEETLSALDHAVTSGRVRYVGVSNFAGWQTARAAAWQAAYPGRAPVVAAQVEYSLLERGVEREVLPACAALGLGVLPWSPLGRGVLTGKYRHGRPADSRATSPHFGPFVATYLEPRCSSIVEAVVIAAGGLGVSPLEVALAWIRDRPGVVAPILGARTVGQLLGALQVERMTLPEEITTALDDVSAVEVGYPERDG, encoded by the coding sequence ATGCAGCAACGACCGCTCGGCCGAAGCGGGCTGGCGGTTTCCCGGCTCGCGCTCGGCACCATGACCTGGGGCCGGGACACCGACGCCGACGACGCGGCCGCCCAGTTGAAGAGCTACCTCGACGCGGGCGGCAACCTGGTCGACACCGCCGACGTGTACGGCGACGGGGACGCCGAGGCGGTCATCGGGTCGCTGCTGGGCGGCCTGGTGCCCCGCGAGGAGCTGCTGATCGCCACCAAGGCGGGGCTGCGGCCGGGCGGCGCACGCCGCCGGGACGGCTCCCGGGGGCACCTGCTGCGCACCCTGGACGCCTCGCTGCGCCGGCTCGGCACCGACCACGTCGACCTGTGGCAGGTGCACGGCTACGACCCGGACACCCCCCTGGAGGAGACCCTGTCGGCGCTGGACCACGCGGTGACCAGCGGCCGGGTCCGGTACGTGGGGGTGTCGAACTTCGCCGGCTGGCAGACCGCGCGGGCCGCCGCCTGGCAGGCCGCCTACCCGGGCCGGGCCCCGGTGGTCGCCGCCCAGGTGGAGTACTCGCTGCTGGAGCGGGGGGTGGAACGGGAGGTGCTGCCGGCCTGCGCGGCCCTGGGGCTCGGGGTGCTGCCCTGGTCCCCGCTCGGGCGCGGGGTGCTGACCGGCAAGTACCGGCACGGCCGGCCGGCGGACTCGCGGGCCACCTCACCGCACTTCGGGCCGTTCGTCGCCACCTACCTGGAGCCGCGCTGCTCCAGCATCGTGGAGGCGGTGGTCATCGCGGCCGGCGGGCTCGGTGTCTCCCCGCTGGAGGTGGCGCTGGCCTGGATCCGGGACCGTCCCGGGGTGGTCGCGCCGATCCTCGGGGCCCGCACCGTGGGTCAACTGCTGGGTGCCCTCCAGGTCGAACGGATGACCCTGCCGGAGGAGATCACCACGGCCCTGGACGACGTCTCCGCCGTCGAGGTCGGCTACCCGGAACGCGACGGCTGA
- a CDS encoding LLM class F420-dependent oxidoreductase — MRLGLSLGYQTAWSTPADHLALAQEADRLGYSVVWAAEAYGSDSPSMLAWIAGQTERIDVGSAVMQIPARTPAATAMTATTIDALSGGRFRLGLGVSGPQVSEGWHGVRFAKPLARTREYVDIVKLAVGRKEVAYAGDHYTLPLPDGPGKALRLGFRPPREHIPIYLAAVGPKNLELAGEIADGWLAVFYAPEFAEDQLAAVRAGRARAGKELAGFDVVPSVPVVVGDDLAACAELVRWYAALYVGGMGSRQQNFYNQLATRMGYGDAAREVQDLYLAKQQRDAAAAVPLEFIDRTSLLGPKERIAERMREYAAAGVTTLSVTLFVADRESGVQTLRTCAEALDLAGVGE; from the coding sequence GTGCGACTCGGGCTCAGCCTCGGATACCAGACGGCGTGGAGCACACCCGCCGACCACCTGGCTCTGGCCCAGGAGGCGGACCGGCTCGGCTACTCGGTGGTGTGGGCGGCGGAGGCCTACGGCTCTGACTCGCCGAGCATGCTGGCGTGGATCGCCGGGCAGACCGAGCGGATCGACGTGGGCAGCGCGGTGATGCAGATCCCGGCGCGTACCCCGGCGGCGACCGCGATGACCGCGACGACCATCGACGCGCTCTCCGGCGGCCGGTTCCGGCTCGGCCTGGGGGTGTCCGGCCCGCAGGTCTCCGAGGGCTGGCACGGCGTCCGGTTCGCCAAGCCGCTCGCCCGCACCCGCGAGTACGTCGACATCGTCAAGCTCGCCGTCGGCCGCAAGGAGGTCGCCTACGCCGGCGACCACTACACGCTTCCGCTGCCCGACGGGCCCGGCAAGGCGCTGCGGCTGGGTTTCCGGCCGCCGCGCGAGCACATCCCGATCTACCTGGCCGCGGTCGGCCCGAAGAACCTGGAGCTGGCCGGCGAGATCGCCGACGGCTGGCTGGCCGTCTTCTACGCCCCGGAGTTCGCCGAGGACCAGCTCGCCGCGGTCCGCGCCGGCCGGGCACGGGCCGGAAAGGAACTGGCCGGGTTCGACGTGGTCCCGTCGGTGCCGGTGGTGGTCGGTGACGACCTCGCCGCCTGCGCCGAACTGGTCCGCTGGTACGCCGCGCTGTACGTGGGCGGGATGGGCAGCCGGCAGCAGAACTTCTACAACCAGCTCGCCACCCGGATGGGCTACGGCGACGCCGCCCGTGAGGTACAGGACCTCTACCTCGCCAAGCAGCAGCGTGACGCCGCCGCCGCGGTGCCGCTGGAGTTCATCGACCGGACGTCGCTGCTCGGGCCGAAGGAACGCATCGCCGAGCGGATGCGGGAGTACGCCGCGGCCGGCGTCACCACCCTGTCGGTGACGCTGTTCGTGGCCGACCGGGAATCCGGCGTGCAGACCCTGCGGACCTGCGCCGAGGCCCTCGACCTGGCCGGGGTGGGCGAGTGA